The Beijerinckiaceae bacterium genome has a window encoding:
- a CDS encoding phosphoglycerate dehydrogenase — MAPRVLISDSLSPAAVAIFKERGVEVDFRPHLGKEKELLASVIGDFDGLAVRSATKVTAKLLALASKLKVIGRAGIGVDNIDIAAATAKGVIVMNTPFGNSITTAEHAIAMLFALARQIPQADVSTQAGKWEKNRFMGVEITGKLLGIIGCGNVGSVVAERALGLHMHVIAFDPYLSPERALDLGVEKVDLETLLARADFITLHTPMTPQTKNILSAENLAKTRRGVRIINCARGGLVDEKALRSLLDSGHVAGAAFDVFVNEPATDNPLFGHPNVVCTPHLGASTSEAQENVALQIAEQMSEYLIRGAISNAVNFPSITAEEAPKLKPYIALTDCLGSFAGQLVDSGIKRVVITYEGGVSELKTKALTASAIAGLLRPLLADVNVVSAPGVAKERGIAIDEVTRAAETDFESLITLSVETECHSRSVSGTVFHDGKPRVISINGIGVDAVMAPLMIYVTNEDKPGFIGRFANILGNAGVNIATFALGRDREGGSAIALVEVDSPVPDKVLAETEMLPGVKEVKALAF, encoded by the coding sequence GTGGCTCCGCGCGTATTGATTTCCGATTCCCTTTCGCCTGCGGCGGTCGCGATCTTCAAGGAGCGCGGGGTCGAGGTCGATTTTCGGCCCCATCTCGGCAAGGAAAAGGAGCTGCTGGCGAGCGTCATTGGCGATTTCGATGGCCTTGCGGTTCGCTCGGCCACCAAGGTCACCGCCAAACTTCTCGCCCTGGCCAGTAAATTGAAAGTCATCGGCCGCGCCGGCATCGGTGTGGATAACATCGATATCGCCGCCGCAACGGCCAAGGGCGTAATCGTCATGAATACGCCGTTCGGCAACTCCATCACCACCGCCGAACATGCGATCGCTATGTTGTTCGCGCTCGCCCGGCAGATACCCCAGGCGGATGTCTCGACGCAGGCCGGCAAGTGGGAAAAGAACCGCTTTATGGGCGTTGAGATTACCGGCAAGCTGCTCGGCATCATTGGCTGCGGCAACGTCGGGTCGGTCGTTGCGGAGCGCGCCCTCGGTCTCCACATGCATGTCATTGCGTTCGACCCCTATCTCTCGCCGGAACGCGCGCTCGATCTCGGGGTCGAGAAAGTCGATCTCGAAACCCTTCTTGCCCGCGCCGATTTCATTACCCTGCACACGCCGATGACGCCGCAGACAAAGAATATCCTGTCGGCGGAAAACCTTGCCAAGACCCGCAGGGGCGTTCGAATCATCAATTGCGCGCGGGGCGGATTGGTCGATGAAAAGGCGCTGCGTTCGCTTCTCGACAGCGGCCATGTAGCGGGCGCCGCTTTCGACGTCTTCGTCAACGAACCGGCAACCGACAATCCCTTGTTCGGCCATCCCAATGTGGTCTGCACCCCGCATCTCGGGGCGTCGACCAGCGAGGCGCAGGAGAATGTGGCGCTGCAGATCGCCGAACAAATGTCGGAATATCTGATCCGTGGCGCGATCTCCAATGCCGTCAATTTCCCTTCGATCACCGCCGAGGAAGCCCCCAAGCTCAAACCCTATATTGCCCTCACCGATTGTCTCGGCTCGTTCGCCGGACAGCTTGTCGACAGCGGAATCAAGAGAGTCGTGATCACCTATGAGGGCGGCGTGTCCGAACTGAAAACAAAGGCACTGACCGCATCCGCGATCGCCGGGCTTTTGCGGCCGCTGCTTGCCGACGTCAATGTGGTTTCCGCGCCGGGCGTGGCCAAGGAGCGTGGCATAGCGATCGACGAAGTGACCCGCGCGGCCGAAACCGATTTCGAATCGCTGATTACGCTTTCGGTTGAAACCGAATGCCACAGCCGCTCGGTTTCGGGCACGGTCTTCCACGATGGAAAGCCCCGCGTCATCTCGATCAACGGCATCGGCGTCGACGCCGTGATGGCCCCGTTGATGATCTACGTCACCAATGAGGACAAGCCCGGTTTCATCGGCCGTTTCGCCAATATTCTCGGCAATGCCGGAGTGAATATTGCGACCTTCGCGCTCGGCCGCGACCGTGAGGGCGGCTCGGCAATTGCGCTTGTCGAGGTGGATAGCCCGGTGCCGGACAAGGTACTCGCCGAAACCGAAATGCTCCCTGGCGTCAAAGAGGTCAAGGCGCTGGCATTTTGA
- a CDS encoding DNA polymerase I: protein MPSIERPIRPGDHVFLVDASSFVFRAYFQSIRQDAKYNYRSDRLPTGAVRLFCTKLFQFVRDGASGIKPTHLAIIFDKSENSFRKELYPPYKANRSEPPEDLIPQFPLMRAAVRAFGLKPIEQDRYEADDLIATYACQARQLGADVLIISADKDLMQLICPGVAMYDPASGEAGAKGAREERKIGVDEVCAYFGVPPEKVVDVQALAGDSTDNVPGASGIGLKTAAQLISEYGDLETLLARAGEIKQPKRRETLTNPESVALIRLSKQLVSLVRDVPLEVPLDSLGLQSPEGKKLIAFLKAMEFTTITKRAAEAYATDAALIEPDPDLAGPAGWRGRNGEIMAEVAPASPEGAPAAAPRRNARYGEQIPAPIIATGPGHLAATRAAEGLARGFDTKSYETISSFEKLDECILAAFEVGVIAIDTETSSLQPTQADLIGISLCSTPGRAFYVPLHHRGEGGGDLFGGGELLPGQLPADEVLARLKPLLEDRGVLKIAQNMKFDWLIFKQRGIEVQPVEDTLLLSYVLDAGRTDHGMDVLSEKHLGHKPIQFGEVAGTGRTFIGFARVAIDKATEYSAEDADVTLRLWRVLKPRLPAERMTHVYETLERPMIEALARMEQRGITIDRAILARLSGEFAQDMARLETAIHELAGETFNLGSPKQLGDILFGKMGLPGAKKTATGAWSTAAGVLDDLAAEGNELAARILDWRQLSKLKSTYTDALPSFVNPATGRVHTSYALAATTTGRLSSSDPNLQNIPVRNEAGRKIRKAFIAQDGHKLISADYSQIELRLLAHIADIPQLRAAFAEGLDIHAMTASEMFGVPIAGMPPEVRRRAKAINFGIIYGISAFGLANQLSIPREEASAYIKRYFERFPGIRSYMDQTKKVARETGYVTTIFGRKCHYLRITASNPSERAFNERAAINAPIQGSAADIIRRAMVRMDEALAQAKLSAQMLLQVHDELVFEVPDSEVAATIDVVRKVMVDAPHPFLQLAVPLQVDAKAAQNWDEAH, encoded by the coding sequence ATGCCTTCGATCGAGCGCCCTATCCGCCCCGGCGACCATGTTTTCCTGGTCGATGCATCATCGTTTGTATTTCGTGCCTATTTCCAGTCCATCCGACAGGACGCGAAATATAATTACCGCTCGGACCGCTTGCCAACCGGGGCCGTGCGGCTCTTTTGCACCAAGCTCTTCCAATTCGTGCGGGATGGCGCGAGCGGGATCAAGCCGACCCACTTGGCCATCATTTTCGATAAATCCGAGAACTCGTTCCGCAAGGAACTCTATCCCCCCTACAAAGCCAACCGCTCGGAACCGCCGGAAGATTTGATTCCGCAGTTCCCGCTCATGCGGGCCGCCGTGCGCGCCTTCGGACTGAAGCCCATCGAGCAGGACCGTTACGAGGCCGACGATCTGATTGCAACCTATGCCTGTCAGGCGCGCCAGCTGGGTGCCGATGTTCTCATCATTTCCGCCGACAAGGATTTGATGCAGCTCATATGCCCCGGCGTGGCCATGTATGACCCTGCCTCGGGCGAAGCGGGCGCCAAAGGGGCGCGAGAAGAACGCAAGATCGGCGTCGATGAGGTTTGCGCCTATTTCGGCGTTCCCCCGGAAAAAGTCGTCGATGTGCAGGCATTGGCCGGCGATTCAACCGATAATGTGCCGGGCGCGAGTGGAATCGGCCTGAAGACGGCGGCGCAGCTCATCTCCGAATATGGAGATCTCGAAACTCTGCTCGCCCGCGCCGGCGAAATCAAACAGCCTAAACGCCGCGAAACATTGACCAATCCCGAAAGCGTCGCGCTCATCCGCCTTTCGAAGCAGCTGGTCTCGTTGGTGCGGGACGTGCCGCTTGAAGTTCCGCTCGATTCGCTCGGCCTCCAGTCGCCGGAGGGAAAAAAGCTGATCGCCTTTCTAAAGGCCATGGAATTCACAACAATCACCAAACGCGCAGCTGAAGCCTATGCCACCGATGCGGCGCTGATCGAGCCCGATCCCGATCTCGCCGGACCAGCCGGCTGGCGGGGGCGCAATGGGGAAATAATGGCCGAGGTAGCGCCAGCGTCGCCGGAAGGCGCCCCTGCCGCGGCGCCCCGACGCAACGCCCGCTACGGCGAGCAAATCCCGGCGCCGATCATTGCCACCGGACCCGGCCATCTGGCCGCCACCCGCGCCGCCGAAGGCCTCGCCCGGGGCTTCGATACTAAAAGCTATGAGACGATCTCGAGTTTTGAAAAACTCGACGAATGTATTCTTGCCGCCTTCGAAGTCGGCGTGATTGCAATCGATACCGAGACCTCTTCGCTGCAGCCGACGCAGGCCGACCTTATCGGCATCTCCTTGTGCAGCACGCCGGGGCGTGCCTTCTATGTGCCTCTGCACCATCGCGGCGAAGGCGGCGGCGATCTGTTCGGCGGCGGCGAACTGCTGCCTGGGCAATTGCCGGCCGACGAGGTGCTTGCCCGCCTCAAACCTTTGCTCGAGGACCGCGGTGTCCTCAAGATCGCGCAGAACATGAAGTTCGACTGGCTCATCTTCAAACAGCGCGGCATCGAAGTGCAGCCGGTCGAAGATACTTTGCTCTTGTCCTATGTGCTTGACGCGGGCCGCACCGATCATGGAATGGACGTGCTCAGCGAAAAACATCTTGGGCATAAGCCGATCCAATTCGGCGAGGTTGCGGGCACGGGCCGCACCTTTATCGGGTTCGCGCGCGTGGCCATCGACAAAGCGACCGAATATTCGGCCGAAGACGCCGACGTTACCTTGCGTCTATGGCGAGTCTTGAAACCGCGCCTGCCGGCAGAACGCATGACCCATGTCTATGAAACGCTGGAACGCCCGATGATCGAGGCCCTGGCGCGGATGGAACAGCGCGGGATCACGATCGATCGCGCCATTCTCGCGCGGCTCTCCGGCGAATTCGCGCAGGACATGGCGCGGCTCGAAACAGCGATCCACGAACTCGCGGGCGAAACGTTCAATCTCGGTTCCCCGAAGCAGCTTGGCGACATTCTGTTTGGCAAGATGGGGCTTCCCGGCGCCAAGAAAACCGCGACCGGCGCCTGGTCGACCGCCGCCGGCGTGCTCGACGATCTCGCCGCCGAAGGCAATGAACTCGCCGCACGGATCTTGGACTGGCGGCAGCTTTCCAAACTCAAATCGACCTATACCGATGCCCTGCCCTCCTTCGTCAATCCGGCGACGGGGCGCGTGCATACATCCTACGCGCTTGCCGCGACGACGACGGGCCGGCTTTCCTCGTCGGACCCAAACCTGCAGAATATTCCGGTGCGCAATGAGGCCGGGCGAAAAATCCGCAAGGCGTTCATCGCGCAGGATGGCCACAAACTTATTTCGGCAGATTATTCGCAGATCGAATTGCGGCTGCTTGCCCATATCGCCGATATTCCGCAATTGAGAGCGGCCTTCGCGGAGGGCCTGGATATTCATGCGATGACCGCCTCGGAAATGTTCGGCGTGCCGATCGCGGGCATGCCGCCGGAGGTGCGGCGGCGCGCCAAGGCAATCAATTTCGGAATCATCTACGGCATTTCGGCCTTCGGTCTTGCCAATCAATTGAGCATCCCGCGCGAGGAAGCGAGCGCCTATATCAAGCGCTATTTCGAACGCTTCCCAGGCATTCGCAGCTATATGGATCAAACGAAAAAGGTCGCGCGCGAAACCGGCTATGTCACCACGATCTTTGGCCGCAAATGCCATTATCTGCGGATCACCGCCTCAAATCCCTCGGAACGCGCTTTCAACGAGCGCGCCGCGATCAACGCGCCGATTCAAGGGTCCGCCGCCGACATTATCCGCCGCGCCATGGTCCGGATGGACGAGGCCTTAGCGCAAGCCAAGCTTTCAGCGCAAATGCTTTTGCAGGTCCATGACGAACTGGTTTTCGAAGTGCCTGACAGCGAGGTCGCAGCCACCATCGACGTGGTGCGCAAAGTGATGGTCGATGCGCCGCATCCTTTTTTGCAGCTCGCGGTGCCGTTACAGGTCGATGCGAAGGCGGCACAGAATTGGGACGAGGCGCATTGA
- a CDS encoding esterase: MHQSGQFGSNPGNLGMLSCVPPKSKKSALVVALHGCQQTAREYDQGTGWSALAQQHGFAVLFPEQKCKNNSQNCFNWFEEKHIRPDDGELASIRAMVETMLLDHKLDRKRVFVTGLSAGGAMACALLAAFPDLFVAGAIIAGLPYGAASGTFEAMKAMAYVQGRTSEEWGNLVRQVSPGQKRWPKISVWHGSHDDVVTPANASALVRQWIDIHQVDETDAREDEVDGQTRISWRDSSGTVVVEHYSIDGMAHGVPVDGKIHGLPLSPASFARDAGISSTFHIARSWGLLRQEPAKLRVAKRALGS, from the coding sequence ATGCATCAAAGCGGGCAATTCGGCTCCAATCCGGGCAATCTGGGGATGCTTTCCTGTGTTCCACCCAAATCCAAGAAGTCGGCGTTGGTCGTGGCCTTGCATGGCTGTCAGCAGACAGCACGGGAATATGACCAGGGCACCGGTTGGTCCGCGCTGGCTCAGCAACATGGGTTCGCAGTTCTTTTTCCAGAACAGAAATGTAAGAACAATTCGCAAAATTGCTTCAACTGGTTCGAAGAAAAGCATATTCGGCCCGACGATGGGGAACTCGCATCGATCCGCGCCATGGTCGAAACAATGCTGCTTGATCATAAGTTGGACCGCAAGCGCGTCTTTGTGACGGGCCTTTCCGCGGGCGGGGCCATGGCCTGCGCGCTTCTGGCGGCTTTCCCCGATCTGTTTGTCGCCGGCGCGATCATCGCAGGCCTTCCTTATGGAGCGGCCTCGGGCACTTTCGAAGCGATGAAGGCCATGGCCTATGTGCAAGGCCGTACGTCCGAGGAATGGGGTAATCTCGTGCGGCAAGTGTCGCCGGGGCAAAAGCGCTGGCCAAAAATTTCAGTCTGGCACGGCAGCCACGACGACGTCGTCACACCGGCCAATGCGTCGGCGCTGGTCAGGCAATGGATCGACATCCATCAAGTCGACGAGACCGATGCGAGGGAAGATGAAGTCGACGGCCAGACACGCATATCCTGGCGCGATAGTTCGGGGACTGTCGTTGTCGAGCATTATAGCATTGACGGGATGGCTCACGGCGTTCCCGTCGACGGAAAAATTCATGGTTTGCCGCTGAGCCCTGCATCCTTCGCGCGCGATGCCGGAATTTCATCAACTTTTCACATTGCTAGATCCTGGGGACTTCTGCGACAGGAACCCGCAAAACTCCGTGTTGCAAAGCGCGCCCTGGGGTCCTGA
- a CDS encoding phosphoserine transaminase, protein MSITAPAVRPARANFSCGPCVKHPGWQLQDLKDAPVGRSHRAKSSKAKLKLAINLTREILRVPHDYRIAIVPASDTGAVEMALWSLLGQRGVDVLAWESFSEGWVIDIVEQLKLPNVRAEVADYGRIANLAKVNFDNDVVFAWNGTTSGVRVPDADWIARDRKGLTICDATSAAFGQNLDWPKLDVTTFSWQKALGGEAAHGILILSPRAVERLLTFTPSWPIPKVFRLTEGGKLIDALFEGETINTPSLLCLEDYICALNWAKSIGGLNALIGRADANSKVLSDWVMKTPWVDFLAPDPKIRSNTSVCLKVVDPAVTALSYDGQASFAKSIVSFLEKEKVAFDIGSYRDAPPGLRVWCGATVEKSDIEALTHWMDFAFAKTKGELALAA, encoded by the coding sequence ATGTCAATCACGGCTCCTGCTGTGCGGCCCGCGCGCGCGAACTTTTCCTGCGGCCCCTGCGTCAAGCACCCCGGCTGGCAACTTCAAGACCTCAAGGATGCCCCGGTTGGGCGCTCGCATCGGGCGAAGTCGTCCAAAGCCAAATTGAAGCTCGCCATCAATCTGACACGCGAGATTTTGCGGGTTCCCCACGATTACCGTATCGCCATCGTCCCGGCCTCCGACACCGGCGCGGTTGAGATGGCCCTATGGTCATTGCTTGGCCAGCGTGGCGTCGATGTTCTCGCCTGGGAATCCTTCAGCGAAGGCTGGGTCATCGACATCGTCGAACAATTGAAACTCCCGAATGTCCGTGCCGAAGTCGCCGACTACGGCCGGATTGCCAACCTCGCAAAGGTGAACTTCGATAATGACGTCGTGTTTGCCTGGAACGGAACGACGTCCGGCGTGCGGGTTCCCGATGCCGATTGGATCGCCCGCGACCGCAAGGGCCTGACGATTTGCGACGCTACCTCCGCCGCCTTCGGTCAGAATCTCGATTGGCCAAAGCTCGATGTCACCACTTTCTCCTGGCAGAAGGCGCTGGGCGGCGAGGCCGCTCATGGTATTTTGATCCTTTCCCCGCGCGCGGTGGAACGGCTTTTGACCTTTACCCCGTCCTGGCCGATTCCGAAGGTTTTCCGCCTGACCGAAGGCGGCAAACTGATCGATGCGCTGTTCGAGGGCGAAACGATCAACACGCCGTCGCTTTTGTGCCTCGAGGATTATATCTGCGCCCTCAACTGGGCCAAATCGATTGGCGGCCTCAACGCGCTGATCGGGCGCGCCGACGCCAATTCCAAGGTCCTCAGCGACTGGGTCATGAAGACTCCCTGGGTGGATTTCCTCGCCCCCGACCCCAAGATCAGATCGAATACCAGCGTCTGCTTGAAGGTCGTCGATCCGGCCGTCACCGCTCTTTCGTATGATGGCCAGGCATCGTTTGCCAAATCGATCGTCAGCTTTCTCGAAAAGGAGAAGGTCGCTTTTGACATTGGCTCCTACCGCGATGCGCCTCCAGGTCTTCGCGTCTGGTGCGGGGCGACCGTGGAAAAGAGCGATATCGAAGCGCTGACGCATTGGATGGATTTTGCCTTTGCAAAAACCAAGGGCGAACTCGCTCTGGCGGCCTGA
- a CDS encoding pyridoxamine 5'-phosphate oxidase → MGEESPPAAGPDTYDALAQAKELLRTIRAGALATLVPRQTFPFASLVNVATAPDGSPILLLSRLAAHTRHLEADPHLSILLVQTGVGDPLAHPRITIIGTGQVISDPERRAALKTRFLARHPKSALYADFADFSFWLVAMDQVHLNGGFGRAAHFNATAIGTSIEGAGALIEAETQALAQINAKGPNVLNLFATVLAGKGEGAWQATGLDPEGVDLGFDDQTARIVFPSPVHNLQELRDTLAVLVESSRRAATKPAPES, encoded by the coding sequence ATGGGCGAAGAGTCGCCGCCTGCCGCAGGGCCGGACACCTATGATGCCTTGGCGCAAGCCAAGGAATTGCTCCGCACGATTCGCGCTGGGGCGCTTGCGACATTGGTGCCGCGCCAAACTTTCCCCTTTGCCAGTCTTGTCAACGTCGCGACCGCGCCGGACGGCAGCCCGATTTTGCTTTTGTCGCGGCTTGCCGCCCATACCCGGCATCTGGAGGCCGATCCCCATCTTTCGATCCTCCTTGTGCAAACCGGCGTGGGCGATCCGCTCGCCCATCCGCGCATTACGATCATCGGTACAGGTCAAGTTATTTCCGATCCGGAACGTCGCGCGGCGCTGAAGACGCGTTTTCTCGCGCGGCATCCGAAATCCGCGCTCTACGCCGATTTTGCGGATTTTTCTTTCTGGCTAGTGGCGATGGACCAGGTGCATCTGAACGGCGGGTTTGGCCGGGCGGCGCATTTTAACGCCACCGCCATTGGCACCTCGATCGAGGGTGCTGGAGCCTTGATCGAGGCCGAAACACAAGCGCTCGCCCAGATCAATGCAAAAGGTCCAAATGTGTTGAACCTGTTTGCGACTGTTCTTGCGGGCAAGGGCGAGGGCGCATGGCAGGCGACAGGTCTTGATCCCGAAGGTGTGGATTTGGGTTTCGACGATCAGACCGCTCGCATCGTGTTTCCAAGTCCAGTTCATAACCTCCAGGAACTGCGCGACACTTTGGCGGTCCTTGTCGAATCTTCACGGCGAGCTGCAACGAAACCGGCGCCGGAGAGTTGA
- a CDS encoding porin: MFGLSLGLAGIAQAADVAATPPPAPANWWDTITVTGVVEGGLTLNPDYPGDGLNFGHLFTDKANTPLLNQMLLTAQRPLDPKATDYDFGFKLQLMYGSDARYTHYLGEFDYIINDRSQFTPVEAFGIVHLPWLFAGGIDVKFGQYVTLEGAETIDPTTNYLYSHSYIFNFGIPLVHTGIMTISHVDPMVDIYLGVDTGVNTTFGNRQGDNNGAAAFHGGIGLNLLDGNLTILATTHIGAENPDTFGTALACACNPNRALRYLSDITAIWKATDSLTFITDLNYIRDDGFKASGYGIAQYAIYTVNDWLKLVGRGEVWRDNNNFFVAAFPGNFDFVNVEYGFPSTAVFGPAPTTYLELTAGLNISPALPEGLPFLKSLTVRPEVRYDASLNGTTPFNGLGFPAFGVGTKSSQFTFGGDIIAKF; the protein is encoded by the coding sequence ATGTTCGGCCTCTCCCTGGGCCTTGCCGGGATCGCGCAAGCCGCCGATGTCGCCGCGACCCCGCCGCCCGCCCCCGCCAATTGGTGGGATACGATCACCGTCACCGGCGTGGTCGAGGGCGGCCTGACCCTCAATCCCGACTATCCGGGCGATGGCTTGAATTTCGGCCATTTGTTCACCGACAAGGCCAATACGCCGCTCCTCAACCAGATGCTGCTCACCGCCCAGCGGCCGCTCGATCCGAAGGCGACCGATTATGATTTCGGCTTCAAGCTGCAGCTGATGTACGGCTCGGACGCGCGCTACACCCATTATCTCGGCGAGTTCGATTACATCATCAACGACCGCAGCCAGTTCACCCCGGTCGAGGCGTTCGGCATCGTCCATCTGCCCTGGCTGTTTGCCGGCGGCATCGACGTCAAATTCGGCCAATATGTGACCCTCGAAGGCGCCGAGACGATCGACCCGACCACCAATTATCTCTACTCGCATTCCTACATCTTCAACTTCGGCATTCCGCTGGTCCACACCGGCATCATGACGATCTCGCATGTCGATCCGATGGTCGATATTTATCTCGGCGTCGACACCGGCGTGAACACCACCTTCGGCAATCGCCAGGGCGACAACAATGGCGCCGCGGCGTTTCATGGCGGCATCGGGCTCAATCTGCTCGACGGCAATCTGACGATTTTGGCGACCACCCACATCGGCGCGGAAAACCCCGACACCTTCGGGACCGCCCTCGCCTGCGCCTGCAATCCGAACCGGGCGCTTCGCTATCTGAGCGACATCACCGCGATCTGGAAGGCCACCGACTCCTTGACCTTCATCACCGACCTCAACTACATCCGCGACGACGGGTTCAAGGCGAGCGGCTATGGCATCGCGCAATATGCGATCTACACGGTCAACGACTGGCTGAAACTGGTCGGCCGCGGCGAGGTCTGGCGCGACAACAATAATTTCTTCGTCGCCGCCTTCCCGGGCAATTTCGACTTCGTGAATGTCGAATATGGGTTCCCGTCGACCGCGGTGTTCGGGCCGGCGCCGACGACCTATCTGGAGCTGACCGCCGGGCTCAACATCTCGCCGGCGTTGCCCGAGGGCCTGCCGTTTTTGAAATCGCTGACGGTGCGCCCGGAAGTTCGCTACGACGCTTCGCTGAACGGCACGACGCCGTTCAACGGCCTGGGCTTCCCGGCGTTCGGGGTCGGCACCAAAAGCTCGCAATTCACCTTCGGCGGCGACATCATCGCGAAGTTCTAG
- a CDS encoding phosphoenolpyruvate carboxykinase (ATP), protein MHEIGSFNSASDAASFGLKNARSISYNLDAPRLYEEAIKRKEAVVATGGALAAETGAHTGRSPKDKFIVRDALTQTSIWWDNSNAMAPEHFAALHADMLAHASGIDLFAQDLYGGAEPAHRLKVRVFTEYAWHSLFIRNLLIRPPRQELASFLADLTILDLPSFRADPARHGCRSQTVIAVDFSRKIVLIGGTSYAGEIKKAVFGYLNFLLPAKRVMPMHCSANVGANGDTALFFGLSGTGKTTLSADPSRTLVGDDEHGWGGEGIFNFEGGCYAKAIKLSREAEPEIHAASERFGTILENIVLDPLTRVPDFEDSSKTENTRIAYPLDFIANASTTGRAGHPKNIVMLTCDAFGVLPPIAKLDGAQAMYHFLSGYTAKVAGTEQGISEPQATFSTCFGAPFMPRHPSEYGNLLRDLIATHRAECWLVNTGWTGGKFGVGRRMPIHVTRKLLTAALDGSLFVGTSFRTDPHFGLLVPCAVPGLQSDLLDPAKTWDDPEEFAETARKLVEMFRTNFAKFEPYVDSAVKAAQPRAPELPRRAVR, encoded by the coding sequence ATGCACGAGATCGGTTCCTTCAATTCGGCATCGGACGCAGCCAGTTTTGGCCTCAAGAATGCGAGAAGCATTTCCTACAATTTGGATGCGCCCCGCCTTTATGAGGAAGCGATCAAGCGGAAGGAAGCGGTGGTCGCGACAGGCGGCGCCTTGGCTGCGGAAACAGGAGCCCACACCGGACGTTCCCCCAAAGACAAGTTCATTGTCCGCGATGCGCTAACCCAAACTTCGATCTGGTGGGACAACAGCAATGCGATGGCGCCGGAGCATTTCGCTGCGCTCCATGCGGATATGCTCGCACATGCAAGCGGAATAGATCTGTTCGCCCAGGATCTCTACGGGGGAGCCGAGCCGGCGCATCGGCTGAAAGTTCGCGTGTTCACCGAATATGCGTGGCATTCCTTGTTCATCCGCAACCTGCTGATCCGGCCGCCGCGGCAGGAATTGGCAAGCTTTCTCGCCGATTTGACGATTCTCGATTTGCCGTCGTTCAGGGCGGATCCGGCCCGCCATGGCTGCCGGTCGCAAACAGTCATTGCAGTGGATTTCAGCCGGAAAATCGTGCTCATCGGGGGCACGAGCTATGCCGGTGAAATCAAAAAAGCGGTGTTCGGCTATCTTAATTTTCTGCTGCCCGCCAAGCGCGTGATGCCGATGCATTGCTCCGCCAATGTTGGCGCGAATGGCGATACGGCGCTTTTCTTCGGCCTTTCAGGAACCGGCAAGACGACCCTTTCGGCCGATCCGTCCCGCACCTTGGTTGGCGATGACGAGCACGGCTGGGGCGGAGAGGGCATTTTCAATTTTGAAGGGGGTTGCTATGCCAAGGCAATCAAACTTTCGCGCGAGGCGGAGCCGGAAATTCACGCCGCATCGGAGCGCTTCGGCACGATTCTGGAAAATATCGTGCTCGATCCTTTGACGCGTGTGCCGGATTTTGAGGATTCCTCGAAGACCGAGAACACGCGCATCGCCTATCCGCTCGATTTCATCGCCAATGCGTCGACAACCGGCCGCGCCGGTCACCCGAAGAACATCGTGATGCTGACTTGCGATGCCTTCGGAGTTTTGCCGCCCATCGCCAAGCTGGACGGCGCCCAAGCGATGTATCATTTTCTATCGGGCTATACGGCCAAGGTTGCCGGCACGGAGCAAGGCATCAGCGAACCGCAGGCGACATTTTCCACCTGCTTCGGCGCGCCCTTCATGCCGCGCCATCCGTCCGAATACGGCAACCTCCTGCGTGACCTGATCGCGACCCATCGCGCTGAATGCTGGCTCGTCAATACCGGCTGGACCGGTGGTAAATTTGGTGTGGGCCGCCGCATGCCGATCCACGTTACGCGTAAACTGTTGACGGCTGCGCTCGACGGCTCCTTATTTGTCGGAACGAGTTTTCGGACCGATCCGCATTTCGGCCTTTTGGTGCCTTGCGCGGTGCCAGGGCTTCAATCCGATTTGCTCGATCCGGCCAAGACCTGGGATGATCCCGAGGAATTCGCGGAGACGGCCCGAAAGTTGGTCGAGATGTTCCGCACAAACTTCGCGAAATTCGAGCCTTACGTCGATAGTGCGGTCAAGGCAGCGCAACCGCGCGCGCCCGAGCTGCCGAGGCGCGCGGTCCGTTGA